The Dokdonella koreensis DS-123 genome has a segment encoding these proteins:
- the cydC gene encoding thiol reductant ABC exporter subunit CydC, with product MSGRSDPGSWSLQRLLRPHAGRFALAFVLGALTLLASLGLLALSGWFITAAAVAGTGVAAASFDIFRPGALIRLCAIVRTAGRYGERLLSHDVVLGVLADLRVRCYAVLARLAPEPLARWSEGELLQRVTADVDALDEAPLRAWLPLGWALLVLGVALVLVGSVSPVLLGAAWPWLVAAGIAVPLAAVHLAQRWAGRLAALAGRRRDRLVDLLRGLTTLCLCGAIASRREEWRHLDQAVIDGRFRQRLLEAGAQALVVLLVGLAGWSLLRAGDGPAVAAAVAAPWRVMTVLAALATLEAFVPAAAALHAWMHTRAAQERLAALEAAEPAVAFHGSIGTAATGGRLQVHGVVHRPAGRPTVIGPIDLAIAAGARVVLDGPSGAGKSTLLALLARTLDPAAGRLTLDGVPLADYTEAALRASVAVLPQRPHLFAMSLADNLRLGDSGIDDARLRSVLAAVALDGFLDGLPRGLETPLGEYGAGLSGGEARRVALAGVLLRGAPLVLLDEPFEGLDAATAARVATGIDRWVGEGTLVLVSHRPVAFARPAIRLHMVAGRLQAAGTS from the coding sequence ATGAGCGGACGCTCCGATCCCGGCAGCTGGTCACTGCAGCGGTTGCTGCGCCCGCATGCGGGGCGCTTCGCGCTGGCGTTCGTGCTCGGCGCGCTCACGCTGCTCGCCTCGCTCGGCCTGCTCGCGCTGTCGGGCTGGTTCATCACGGCCGCTGCCGTGGCGGGCACTGGCGTCGCCGCAGCCAGTTTCGACATCTTCCGGCCGGGCGCGCTGATCCGGCTGTGCGCGATCGTGCGGACGGCCGGCCGCTACGGCGAACGGCTGCTGTCGCACGACGTCGTGCTCGGTGTGCTCGCCGACCTGCGCGTACGCTGCTATGCGGTGCTGGCGCGCCTGGCGCCGGAGCCGCTGGCACGCTGGTCCGAGGGCGAACTGCTGCAACGCGTGACGGCCGATGTCGATGCGCTGGACGAGGCGCCGTTGCGCGCCTGGCTGCCGCTCGGCTGGGCGCTGCTGGTGCTCGGCGTCGCGCTGGTGCTGGTCGGTTCGGTTTCCCCGGTGTTGCTGGGTGCGGCCTGGCCGTGGCTGGTCGCGGCCGGCATCGCGGTGCCGCTGGCGGCGGTGCACCTCGCGCAACGCTGGGCCGGCCGGCTGGCGGCGCTCGCCGGACGCCGCCGCGACCGGCTGGTGGATCTGCTGCGCGGGCTGACGACGCTGTGCCTGTGCGGCGCGATCGCGTCCCGGCGCGAGGAGTGGCGGCACCTGGACCAGGCCGTGATCGACGGCCGCTTCCGCCAGCGCTTGCTCGAAGCCGGTGCGCAGGCGCTCGTGGTGTTGCTGGTCGGCTTGGCCGGCTGGAGCCTGCTGCGCGCCGGCGATGGTCCGGCGGTGGCCGCTGCGGTCGCGGCGCCGTGGCGGGTCATGACGGTGCTCGCCGCCCTCGCGACGCTGGAAGCGTTCGTTCCGGCGGCCGCGGCACTGCATGCCTGGATGCACACGCGGGCGGCGCAGGAGCGGCTCGCCGCGCTCGAGGCCGCGGAGCCGGCGGTGGCCTTCCACGGCAGCATCGGCACTGCCGCGACCGGCGGCCGGCTGCAGGTGCACGGTGTCGTCCACCGGCCCGCAGGACGCCCGACCGTCATCGGGCCGATCGACCTGGCGATCGCCGCGGGCGCGCGCGTCGTGCTGGACGGGCCGTCCGGCGCCGGCAAGTCGACCCTGCTGGCGCTGCTCGCGCGGACGCTCGACCCGGCCGCGGGCAGGCTCACCCTCGACGGCGTGCCGCTGGCCGACTACACCGAGGCGGCGCTGCGTGCGAGCGTGGCCGTCCTGCCCCAGCGTCCGCACCTGTTCGCCATGTCGCTGGCCGACAACCTGCGCCTGGGCGACTCAGGCATCGACGACGCGCGTTTGCGGTCCGTCCTCGCAGCGGTGGCGCTGGACGGTTTCCTGGACGGGTTGCCGCGTGGCCTGGAGACGCCGCTCGGCGAGTACGGCGCTGGCCTGTCCGGCGGCGAGGCGCGCCGCGTGGCCCTGGCCGGCGTACTGCTGCGCGGCGCACCGCTGGTCCTGCTCGACGAGCCGTTCGAGGGCCTGGACGCGGCGACGGCGGCGCGCGTCGCCACCGGCATCGACCGCTGGGTCGGCGAAGGCACGCTGGTGCTGGTCAGCCACCGGCCGGTCGCATTCGCGCGCCCGGCAATCCGGCTGCACATGGTGGCCGGGCGGTTGCAGGCGGCCGGCACGAGTTGA
- a CDS encoding xanthine dehydrogenase family protein molybdopterin-binding subunit: MTTTIINASRRDFLKTGAGLALAVYVGPALAAEAIGGADTTFTPNAFVQIDGTGLVTVTSKHLEMGQGTFTGIATLIAEELDADWAQVRVVGAPADAKRYGNAAWGGAIQGTGGSSAMPGAWDQMRQAGATARAMLVAAASQKWQVPAGEITVDRSVVSHAASGRRAGFGELTALAASQPVPAEAPALKKPDRYTLIGKLKLPRTDSRAKTDGSAKFTQDVQLPGMQVAVVAHPPRFGAAVARFDAAKAKAIPGVTDVFVVPAERGVFAGGVTVLARDTWTAIRAREALTVEWDDTAALRASSDTLLTEYRALARQPGKTVVSRGDVDRALAGKRLIEATYEVPFLAHAAMEPLNCVVALGEGRCELWNGEQFHTVDQAAVAKRLDIAPDKVTINQLYAGGSFGRRANPKSDYILEAVALAVAARERGHRMPVKLVWTREDDTRGGYYRPLTLHAVTAALGENGRIAGWRHRIVGQSILKGSPFEAMMVKDGVDGTTVEGVDDLPYAVENLHLDLHSPDPGVPVQWWRSVGHTHSGFATEAFIDELAAAAGADPYRFRRGLLAAHPRELGVLDLAAERAGWSRPLAPAGGKRRGRGIAVHKSFDTYVAQVAEVTVEADGRFKVDRVVCAVDCGVAINPDVIRAQMEGGIGYGLSAALLGAITLKDGVVEQSNFHDYRPLRMQDMPAVEVHIAASSEKPTGVGEPGTAVVAPAVVNALFAATGQRIRRLPIDTTQLKA, translated from the coding sequence ATGACCACGACGATCATCAATGCCAGCCGGCGCGACTTCCTCAAGACCGGTGCCGGGCTGGCCCTGGCCGTCTACGTCGGCCCCGCCCTGGCCGCCGAAGCGATCGGTGGCGCCGACACCACCTTCACCCCCAATGCCTTCGTGCAGATCGACGGCACCGGCCTCGTCACGGTGACGTCCAAGCACCTGGAGATGGGCCAGGGTACGTTCACCGGCATCGCGACCCTGATCGCCGAGGAACTGGATGCGGACTGGGCGCAGGTCCGCGTCGTCGGCGCACCGGCCGATGCCAAGCGCTACGGCAACGCCGCCTGGGGCGGCGCGATCCAGGGAACCGGCGGCAGCAGCGCGATGCCCGGCGCCTGGGACCAGATGCGCCAGGCCGGCGCCACCGCGCGCGCGATGCTGGTCGCCGCCGCTTCGCAGAAATGGCAGGTGCCGGCAGGCGAGATCACAGTGGACCGCAGCGTGGTCAGCCATGCCGCCAGCGGCCGGCGGGCCGGCTTCGGCGAGTTGACCGCGCTGGCGGCGAGCCAGCCGGTACCGGCCGAGGCACCGGCGCTCAAGAAACCGGACCGCTACACGCTGATCGGCAAGCTCAAGCTGCCGCGCACCGACAGCCGCGCCAAGACCGACGGCAGCGCGAAGTTCACCCAGGACGTGCAGTTGCCGGGCATGCAGGTGGCCGTCGTCGCGCACCCGCCACGCTTCGGCGCCGCGGTGGCGCGTTTCGACGCCGCCAAGGCCAAGGCCATCCCCGGCGTGACCGACGTCTTCGTCGTTCCGGCCGAGCGCGGCGTGTTCGCCGGTGGCGTCACCGTCCTCGCACGCGACACCTGGACCGCGATCCGCGCGCGCGAGGCGCTCACGGTGGAATGGGACGATACCGCGGCCTTGCGCGCGAGCAGCGATACGCTCCTCACGGAGTACCGCGCGCTGGCCCGGCAGCCCGGCAAGACGGTCGTCAGCCGTGGCGACGTCGATCGCGCGCTGGCCGGCAAGCGCCTGATCGAAGCCACCTACGAGGTGCCGTTCCTCGCGCATGCGGCGATGGAACCGCTCAACTGCGTCGTCGCCCTGGGCGAGGGCCGCTGCGAGCTGTGGAACGGCGAGCAGTTCCACACGGTGGACCAGGCCGCGGTCGCCAAGCGCCTGGACATCGCACCGGACAAGGTCACGATCAACCAGCTCTATGCCGGCGGCAGTTTCGGCCGCCGCGCCAATCCCAAGTCCGACTACATCCTCGAAGCGGTCGCGCTGGCCGTCGCCGCGCGCGAGCGCGGCCATCGCATGCCGGTCAAGCTGGTCTGGACGCGCGAGGACGACACGCGCGGTGGCTACTACCGGCCGCTGACCCTTCACGCCGTCACCGCGGCGCTGGGCGAGAACGGCCGCATCGCCGGCTGGCGCCACCGCATCGTCGGCCAGTCGATCCTCAAGGGCTCCCCGTTCGAGGCGATGATGGTCAAGGACGGCGTCGACGGCACGACGGTCGAGGGCGTGGACGACCTGCCCTACGCGGTCGAGAACCTGCACCTGGACCTGCACTCACCCGATCCGGGCGTGCCGGTGCAATGGTGGCGCTCGGTGGGTCACACGCATTCGGGTTTCGCGACCGAAGCCTTCATCGACGAACTGGCCGCCGCCGCTGGCGCCGATCCCTACCGGTTCCGGCGCGGCCTGCTGGCGGCGCACCCGCGCGAGCTGGGTGTCCTGGACCTGGCCGCCGAGCGTGCCGGCTGGAGCCGTCCACTCGCGCCGGCCGGCGGCAAGCGCCGCGGCCGCGGCATCGCCGTGCACAAGTCGTTCGATACCTACGTCGCCCAGGTGGCCGAGGTCACGGTCGAGGCCGACGGCCGGTTCAAGGTCGACCGGGTCGTCTGCGCGGTCGACTGCGGCGTGGCGATCAACCCCGACGTGATCCGCGCGCAGATGGAGGGCGGCATCGGCTACGGCCTGTCGGCCGCCCTGCTCGGCGCGATCACGCTCAAGGACGGCGTCGTCGAGCAGTCCAACTTCCACGACTACCGGCCGCTGCGCATGCAGGACATGCCGGCGGTGGAGGTGCACATCGCCGCCTCGTCGGAGAAACCCACCGGTGTCGGCGAGCCCGGCACCGCCGTGGTCGCCCCGGCCGTCGTCAATGCGCTGTTCGCCGCCACCGGACAACGCATCCGGCGCCTGCCGATCGACACCACCCAGCTCAAGGCCTGA
- a CDS encoding (2Fe-2S)-binding protein — MHVDGQPVRSCVLPVAAAKDKAITTIEGVGTDRVGLAIQEAWRRLDVVQCGYCQSGQIMSATALLKAKPAPSDEDIDAAMSGNVCRCATYVRIRAAIHEAAAALA, encoded by the coding sequence GTGCATGTCGACGGCCAGCCGGTGCGCTCCTGCGTGCTGCCGGTCGCCGCGGCGAAGGACAAGGCGATCACGACGATCGAAGGCGTCGGCACCGATCGGGTCGGCCTCGCCATCCAGGAAGCCTGGCGCCGGCTCGACGTCGTGCAGTGCGGCTATTGCCAGTCCGGCCAGATCATGTCCGCCACCGCGCTGCTCAAGGCCAAGCCGGCGCCGAGCGACGAGGACATCGACGCGGCGATGAGCGGCAACGTCTGCCGGTGCGCGACCTATGTCCGCATCCGCGCCGCGATCCACGAAGCCGCCGCCGCGCTGGCCTGA
- a CDS encoding ferredoxin--NADP reductase yields MAAFNTERVLSVRHWNDFLFSFTTTRDAGLRFENGQFIMIGLPVDGRPLLRAYSIASANYEEHLEFFSIKVANGPLTSRLQHLRVGDEVLIGSKPTGTLLLHDLKPARHLYLLATGTGLAPFLSIARDPETWERFDKVVVTHGVRQVADLAYRSLFEDELPAHPYLGDLVREKLVYYPTVTREAFRNQGRLDELLESGRLCADAGLLPLDPAADRAMICGSPAMLASLSGLLDRRGFAVSPRIGTPGDYVIERAFVER; encoded by the coding sequence GTGGCAGCTTTCAATACCGAACGCGTCCTCAGTGTGCGGCACTGGAACGACTTCCTCTTCAGCTTCACGACCACCCGCGATGCCGGGCTGCGATTCGAGAACGGCCAGTTCATCATGATCGGCCTGCCGGTGGACGGCCGGCCGCTGCTGCGCGCGTACAGCATCGCCAGCGCCAACTACGAGGAGCACCTGGAGTTCTTCAGCATCAAGGTGGCCAACGGCCCGCTGACCTCGCGCCTGCAGCACCTTCGCGTCGGCGACGAGGTCCTGATCGGCAGCAAGCCGACCGGCACCCTGCTGCTGCACGACCTCAAGCCCGCCCGGCACCTGTACCTGCTGGCGACCGGGACCGGCCTGGCCCCGTTCCTCTCGATCGCCCGCGATCCGGAGACCTGGGAGCGCTTCGACAAGGTGGTCGTCACCCATGGCGTGCGCCAGGTGGCCGACCTCGCCTATCGCTCGCTGTTCGAGGACGAGCTGCCGGCCCACCCGTACCTCGGCGACCTGGTGCGCGAGAAGCTCGTCTACTACCCGACCGTCACGCGGGAAGCGTTCCGCAACCAGGGACGGCTGGACGAGCTGCTCGAAAGCGGCCGGCTGTGCGCCGATGCCGGCCTGCTGCCGCTGGACCCGGCCGCCGATCGAGCGATGATCTGCGGCAGCCCGGCCATGCTCGCTTCGCTGTCCGGGCTGCTCGATCGCCGCGGCTTCGCCGTCTCGCCGCGGATCGGCACGCCGGGCGACTACGTGATCGAACGCGCCTTCGTCGAACGCTAG
- the tkt gene encoding transketolase codes for MPSRTELANAIRALAMDAVEAAKSGHPGMPMGMADIAQVLWSDFLRHNPQNPKWANRDRFVLSNGHGSMLIYALLHLTGYALPLDELKRFRQLHSKTAGHPEASETPGVETTTGPLGQGLANAVGMALAEKVLAARFNRDGFPVVDHTTYVFLGDGCLMEGISHEAASLAGTLRLGKLVAVWDDNGISIDGEVHGWFTDNTPARFEAYGWNVIRGVDGHAPDAIRAALEATRGSDKPTLICARTIIGFGAPTKQGKEACHGAPLGKDEIAAARAALGWPHAPFEIPQDIYAAWNAHATGAEREAEWNALFARYRTAHPDLAAEFERRLSGALPDEFAVAADAWIAKLQAEGPVVASRKASQMALDAYGPLLPELIGGSADLAGSNLTLWKGSKDVNSGDPAANYVHYGVREFGMSAIANGLALHGGFIPYDATFLVFSDYARNAVRMSALIPTRAIHVYTHDSIGLGEDGPTHQPVEHLASLRYIPNNAVWRPCDAVESAIAWKAAIERRDGPSCLVFSRQNLAHQPRSAEQVADVARGGYVLSDPPSARFDLILIATGSEVEIAMQAMRILADQGVAARVVSMPCTSVFDAQPLEYREGVLPGWCRKRIAVEAGITDFWRKYVGLDGAVVGLDTFGASAPADALYRHFGITAERVVDTARALA; via the coding sequence ATGCCGAGCCGTACAGAACTCGCCAACGCGATCCGCGCGTTGGCAATGGACGCGGTCGAAGCCGCCAAATCCGGTCACCCCGGCATGCCGATGGGCATGGCCGACATCGCCCAGGTGCTGTGGAGCGATTTCCTCAGGCACAACCCGCAGAATCCCAAATGGGCCAACCGCGACCGCTTCGTGCTGTCCAACGGCCACGGCTCGATGCTGATCTACGCCCTGCTGCACCTGACCGGCTATGCCCTGCCGCTCGACGAGCTCAAGCGCTTCCGCCAGCTGCATTCGAAAACCGCCGGCCATCCGGAAGCCAGCGAGACGCCGGGGGTGGAGACCACCACCGGTCCGCTCGGCCAGGGCCTGGCCAATGCGGTCGGCATGGCGCTGGCCGAGAAGGTGCTGGCCGCGCGCTTCAACCGCGACGGTTTCCCGGTCGTCGACCATACGACCTATGTCTTCCTCGGCGACGGCTGCCTGATGGAAGGCATCTCGCATGAAGCGGCCTCGCTGGCCGGGACGCTTCGCCTCGGCAAGCTGGTCGCGGTCTGGGACGACAACGGCATCTCGATCGACGGCGAAGTGCACGGCTGGTTCACCGACAATACGCCGGCACGCTTCGAGGCCTACGGCTGGAACGTCATCCGCGGCGTGGACGGCCACGCCCCGGACGCGATCCGCGCGGCGCTCGAGGCGACCCGCGGCTCGGACAAGCCCACGCTGATCTGCGCCAGGACGATCATCGGCTTCGGCGCGCCGACCAAGCAGGGCAAGGAAGCCTGCCACGGCGCCCCGCTCGGCAAGGACGAGATCGCCGCCGCGCGCGCAGCGCTCGGCTGGCCGCACGCGCCGTTCGAGATCCCGCAGGACATCTACGCCGCCTGGAACGCGCACGCCACGGGCGCCGAGCGCGAGGCCGAATGGAATGCGCTGTTCGCGCGCTACCGTACTGCGCACCCGGACCTGGCCGCCGAGTTCGAGCGTCGCCTGTCCGGCGCGCTGCCGGATGAATTCGCCGTCGCCGCCGATGCCTGGATCGCCAAGCTCCAGGCCGAAGGCCCGGTCGTCGCCTCGCGCAAGGCCTCGCAGATGGCCCTCGACGCGTACGGCCCGCTGCTGCCGGAGCTAATCGGCGGCTCGGCCGATCTTGCCGGGTCGAACCTGACCCTCTGGAAGGGCTCGAAGGACGTCAATTCCGGCGATCCCGCCGCCAACTACGTGCACTACGGCGTCCGCGAGTTCGGCATGAGCGCGATCGCCAACGGGCTGGCGCTGCACGGCGGCTTCATCCCGTACGACGCGACATTCCTGGTCTTCTCCGACTACGCCCGCAACGCGGTGCGCATGAGCGCCCTGATCCCGACGCGCGCGATCCACGTCTACACGCACGACTCGATCGGCCTGGGCGAGGACGGCCCGACCCACCAGCCGGTCGAGCACCTGGCGAGCCTGCGCTACATCCCGAACAACGCGGTCTGGCGCCCCTGCGACGCCGTCGAGTCGGCGATCGCCTGGAAGGCGGCGATCGAGCGCCGCGACGGCCCGTCCTGCCTGGTCTTCTCGCGGCAGAACCTGGCGCACCAGCCGCGTAGCGCCGAGCAGGTGGCCGATGTCGCCCGCGGCGGCTACGTGCTGTCGGACCCGCCGAGCGCCCGCTTCGACCTGATCCTGATCGCGACCGGCTCGGAGGTCGAGATCGCGATGCAGGCCATGCGCATCCTGGCGGACCAGGGCGTGGCGGCCCGCGTCGTGTCGATGCCCTGCACCAGCGTCTTCGATGCCCAACCGCTGGAGTACCGCGAGGGCGTCCTGCCCGGGTGGTGCCGCAAGCGCATCGCGGTCGAGGCCGGCATCACCGATTTCTGGCGCAAGTACGTCGGCCTGGACGGCGCGGTGGTCGGCCTCGACACCTTCGGCGCGTCGGCGCCCGCCGATGCGCTGTACCGGCACTTCGGCATCACGGCCGAGCGCGTCGTCGACACGGCACGCGCACTGGCCTAG
- a CDS encoding porin family protein → MKTSILAIALTAAGLVAAPAISHAQDKGGFFINGQVGQAQLDKGVYDDDDTAYGVNLGYRWALNPAVALGVEGGYTDLGTFSPKSASRPVGKADLKGWTLGVNGHFNINDNWYVSGRGGLFRADLKGGYNGIEAPVRVDDTSNGWYTGVGFGYDFSNRASVGLNYDYYKVDEKGLKLDPGVVSVGAEVRF, encoded by the coding sequence ATGAAAACCTCGATTCTTGCCATCGCCCTGACCGCTGCCGGCCTGGTTGCCGCACCGGCCATCAGCCACGCTCAGGACAAGGGCGGATTCTTCATCAACGGTCAGGTCGGCCAGGCCCAGCTCGACAAGGGCGTGTACGACGATGACGACACCGCCTATGGCGTCAACCTCGGCTATCGCTGGGCATTGAACCCGGCCGTCGCCCTCGGCGTCGAAGGCGGCTACACCGACCTCGGCACGTTCTCCCCGAAGTCCGCGTCGCGCCCGGTCGGCAAGGCCGATCTGAAGGGCTGGACGCTGGGCGTCAACGGCCACTTCAACATCAACGACAACTGGTACGTCAGCGGCCGCGGCGGCCTGTTCCGCGCCGACCTCAAGGGCGGCTACAACGGCATCGAAGCGCCGGTTCGCGTCGATGACACGTCCAACGGCTGGTACACCGGCGTCGGCTTCGGCTACGACTTCAGCAACCGCGCCAGCGTGGGCCTGAACTACGACTACTACAAGGTCGACGAGAAGGGCCTCAAGCTCGATCCGGGCGTGGTCTCGGTCGGTGCCGAAGTGCGCTTCTGA
- a CDS encoding aspartate aminotransferase family protein: MNTTAAPGADSLALIRKGKDYLVPVYRQRELILDRGQGSRLWDVDGREYIDFAAGIAVNALGYGDPEILAALQAQAAKLWHTSNVFYSEPPLRLAEELVAASGFAERVFLCNSGTEANEAAIKLVRRFAAARDRAPERRVILSFEGSFHGRTLAAVTATAQPKYQQGYEPLPGGFRYGAFNDVAALDATLTDDVAAVIVEPIQGEGGVVPATSDFLQALRERCDAVGALLVFDEIQCGMGRTGRLWAHQWHDVKPDVMTIAKALGCGFPIGAMLVNGRTAQTLQFGAHGTTFGGNPLAAAVARVALRRLSAPELLAQVERQSVALQVGLERIGNEHAVFSQVRGQGLMLGAVLAPAYAGRAGELLDHAARNGLLTLQAGADVLRFVPALTIGSDDLDDGLRRLDEAVRQFIQ; the protein is encoded by the coding sequence ATGAACACCACCGCCGCTCCCGGCGCGGACAGCCTTGCGCTGATCCGCAAGGGAAAAGACTACCTCGTGCCGGTGTACCGGCAGCGCGAACTGATCCTCGACCGCGGCCAGGGATCCCGGCTGTGGGACGTCGATGGGCGCGAGTACATCGACTTCGCCGCCGGCATCGCCGTCAATGCGCTCGGCTACGGCGACCCGGAGATCCTGGCGGCGCTGCAGGCGCAGGCCGCCAAGCTCTGGCATACCAGCAACGTGTTCTACAGCGAGCCGCCGCTGCGGCTGGCCGAGGAACTCGTCGCCGCGAGCGGTTTCGCCGAGCGCGTTTTCCTGTGCAACTCGGGTACCGAAGCGAACGAAGCCGCGATCAAACTGGTGCGGCGGTTTGCCGCGGCGCGTGATCGTGCGCCGGAGCGGCGCGTGATCCTGAGCTTCGAAGGCTCGTTCCACGGCCGGACGCTCGCCGCCGTCACCGCGACCGCCCAGCCGAAGTACCAGCAGGGCTACGAGCCGTTGCCGGGCGGATTCCGCTACGGCGCGTTCAACGACGTGGCCGCGCTCGACGCCACGCTGACCGACGACGTGGCCGCGGTGATCGTCGAGCCGATCCAGGGCGAGGGCGGCGTCGTGCCGGCGACCAGCGATTTTCTCCAGGCGCTGCGCGAGCGCTGCGATGCGGTCGGGGCCCTGCTGGTCTTCGACGAGATCCAGTGCGGCATGGGACGCACCGGCCGGCTCTGGGCCCATCAGTGGCACGACGTGAAGCCCGACGTCATGACGATCGCCAAGGCGCTGGGCTGCGGTTTTCCGATCGGGGCGATGCTGGTCAACGGGCGCACCGCGCAGACACTGCAGTTCGGCGCGCACGGCACCACCTTCGGCGGCAATCCGCTCGCTGCCGCGGTCGCGCGCGTGGCCTTGCGCCGGCTGTCGGCGCCTGAACTCCTGGCGCAGGTCGAGCGCCAGTCGGTGGCGCTGCAGGTCGGCCTCGAGCGGATCGGCAACGAGCACGCGGTGTTCTCGCAGGTGCGCGGGCAGGGATTGATGCTGGGCGCGGTGCTCGCGCCGGCCTACGCCGGTCGCGCCGGCGAACTGCTCGACCATGCCGCCCGGAACGGTCTGCTGACGCTGCAGGCCGGGGCGGACGTGCTTCGCTTCGTGCCGGCGCTGACGATCGGCAGCGACGATCTCGACGACGGACTGCGGCGCCTGGACGAAGCGGTCCGCCAGTTCATCCAATGA
- the hemL gene encoding glutamate-1-semialdehyde 2,1-aminomutase, translating to MSSNHALFQRALERIPGGVNSPVRAFRSVGGEPFFTARADGACLWDVEGKRYIDYVGSWGPMIAGHNHPHVRAAVERAIQNGLSFGTPCPAEVTMAETITRLIPSIDVVRMVNSGTEATMSAIRLARGHTGRARIVKFEGCYHGHADAFLVKAGSGALTLGTPTSPGVPAALADLTLTLPFNDFEAATALFDAFGVEIAGLIVEPVPGNMNCIPPREGYLQHLRALCSRHGALLIFDEVMTGFRVALGGAQAHYGVTPDLTTLGKIIGGGMPVGAYGGRREIMQQIAPAGPVYQAGTLSGNPVAMAAGLAMLELIQQPGFHEELARRTRLLTDGLQAIADGEGIAFSTQRVGAMFGLFFTAQKVETYAQATATDTAAFNRFFQAMLERGVFLAPSAYEAGFVSSAHDEQIIAETLEAARGAFRAVKNG from the coding sequence ATGAGCTCCAATCACGCACTCTTCCAACGCGCACTCGAGCGGATACCCGGCGGCGTCAACTCACCGGTACGCGCCTTCCGGTCGGTCGGTGGCGAACCGTTCTTCACGGCACGCGCGGACGGCGCCTGCCTGTGGGACGTGGAGGGCAAGCGCTACATCGACTATGTCGGCTCGTGGGGGCCGATGATTGCAGGTCACAACCACCCGCACGTACGAGCGGCCGTGGAGCGCGCGATCCAGAACGGCTTGTCGTTCGGCACGCCCTGCCCGGCCGAGGTCACGATGGCCGAGACGATCACCAGGCTGATTCCGTCGATCGACGTCGTGCGCATGGTCAACTCCGGCACGGAAGCGACGATGTCGGCCATCCGCCTGGCCCGCGGCCATACCGGGCGGGCACGCATCGTGAAATTCGAAGGCTGCTACCACGGCCATGCCGATGCATTCCTGGTGAAGGCGGGATCGGGCGCGCTGACGCTCGGGACACCGACCTCGCCGGGCGTCCCTGCTGCGCTGGCCGACCTCACTCTCACGCTGCCGTTCAACGACTTCGAGGCCGCCACGGCACTCTTCGACGCGTTCGGCGTCGAGATCGCCGGGCTGATCGTCGAACCGGTTCCCGGCAACATGAACTGCATCCCGCCGCGCGAGGGCTATCTGCAGCACCTGCGCGCCCTCTGCTCGCGGCACGGCGCATTGCTGATCTTCGACGAGGTCATGACCGGCTTTCGCGTCGCGCTCGGCGGCGCGCAGGCGCACTACGGCGTGACGCCGGACCTCACCACGCTGGGCAAGATCATCGGCGGCGGCATGCCGGTCGGCGCGTACGGGGGACGCCGCGAGATCATGCAGCAGATCGCGCCGGCAGGCCCGGTCTATCAGGCCGGGACCCTGAGCGGCAACCCGGTCGCGATGGCCGCCGGCCTGGCGATGCTCGAGCTGATCCAGCAGCCGGGCTTCCACGAGGAGCTCGCTCGGCGCACGCGCCTGCTCACCGATGGCCTGCAGGCGATCGCCGACGGCGAAGGCATCGCTTTCAGCACCCAGCGGGTCGGCGCGATGTTCGGACTGTTCTTCACGGCGCAGAAGGTCGAGACCTATGCGCAGGCGACCGCGACCGACACGGCCGCGTTCAACCGCTTCTTCCAGGCCATGCTCGAGCGCGGCGTCTTCCTGGCACCCTCGGCCTACGAGGCCGGCTTCGTTTCGAGCGCGCACGACGAGCAGATCATCGCCGAAACGCTGGAGGCGGCCCGGGGCGCGTTCCGCGCCGTCAAGAACGGCTGA
- the thiE gene encoding thiamine phosphate synthase produces the protein MHIPLPRGLYAITDGPRHDLIHACESALAGGARLLQYRDKTGASARRRDEARALRTLCSAHGVALVVNDDVELAREVGADGVHLGEDDTVIAAARAILGPDAIIGASCYDSLERARRMAAAGADYLAFGAFFPSPTKPAARRATPELLVAARSLGRPLVAIGGITPDNAAPLVAAGADLIAAISAVFGASDVRSAASRFASLFSRTMDTP, from the coding sequence ATGCACATCCCTCTCCCGCGCGGCCTGTACGCGATAACCGACGGCCCCCGGCACGACCTCATCCACGCCTGCGAGTCGGCCCTGGCCGGCGGCGCCCGGCTGCTGCAGTATCGCGACAAGACCGGTGCGTCGGCGCGCCGGCGCGACGAGGCCCGGGCGTTGCGCACGCTCTGCTCGGCCCATGGCGTGGCCTTGGTCGTCAACGACGACGTCGAACTCGCGCGCGAAGTCGGGGCAGACGGCGTGCACCTGGGCGAGGACGACACGGTGATCGCCGCGGCACGCGCGATCCTGGGGCCCGATGCGATCATCGGCGCCTCGTGCTACGACTCGCTCGAACGCGCCCGGCGCATGGCCGCCGCCGGCGCCGACTACCTGGCGTTCGGCGCGTTCTTCCCGTCGCCGACCAAGCCGGCGGCGCGCAGGGCGACGCCCGAACTCCTGGTCGCGGCGCGCAGCCTCGGCCGTCCGCTGGTGGCGATCGGCGGCATCACGCCGGACAATGCGGCGCCGCTGGTGGCGGCGGGCGCCGACCTCATCGCCGCCATCAGCGCCGTGTTCGGCGCGAGCGACGTGCGCTCGGCGGCCAGCCGGTTCGCCTCCCTGTTTTCTCGAACGATGGACACCCCATGA